In Bradyrhizobium guangdongense, the sequence CCGCGTCCGACAGCAGCCAGTCGCGGAACGCCCCGACCGTCAGCGAAGCCACCGGCGCGAACGCCCTGGCGTCGTGGCTGTCGATGACGAGCCGGGTAACCTCGTCGGTCTCATAAGGAATGACGGCCTCGTTGAGGAATTGACCGAGGGAGATGTCCGCGAGGGCCATCCGCGCGGCGATCATCTGCTCGGCGCTCCCAGCGGCGAGCCCGGCCAGGCGGTCGCCGGAGCGCGGAGGCGTGGCCTTGGCCAGGAGGTCGCGCAGGTCGGAGAACGTGTAGGTCGTGGCGTCGATCGTGTGGCGGTAGACCAAAGGCCCCTCCTGAAATCCTCGGCCAGTGGCCGACCTCAATCGATCCTGAAGCCGGCGCTGAACTCAGGGAATACGCGCTCGGCCGCCGGTATGCACGCCGATGTTTGGCGCATCCGGCCGATCCTCGGGACCGACCTGCCGGGAACCACGTGGAATGACACCAAGCTTCTGAGATAGCTCGCATTTCCTGCGACGTCCGGCGTCCATCCCCGGCCCGCGCGTTAACGCTGCGTCCATCTTCATTCTGCATAATTTTCTCTCAATTTAATACGACCGCGCGCACCGGCCGCTCCTGGCCAATCGGGCCCGAACACCATGCAAATCGATCGATCTGGGAATTCTGCCAGCCTGGCAGGCCGTTTCACGCTGGCGAGCAAGCTCTACGCGATCTTCGCGCTTTTCGCCGTGCTCACCGCGGCGATCGCGATGCTGTCCGACTACAACAGCCGCCGCAGCGCCGAGCTGACCAGCGCGATCGAGACGGCGAATGCGGCCGCGCTGAACGTCGAGCGCGTCAACTCGCTCGTCTACGCGGTCGTGATGGAATCGCGCGGCGTCTACATGTCGACCGAGCCGAAGGTCGTGAAGAAGTTCGGCGACGGCCTGCTCAAATTCAACGCCCAGATTCTCGATGTCGTGAGAGGTTGGGAAAGCATCGTCAAGGCTGACGACGCCGAACAGTTCGCGACCTTCAAGAAGCGCATCGAGCAGTTCGTCGAGTTCCGCAAGGAGCTGGTTCGCCGCGGCGTCGAGATCAATGCGGCGGCGGGCCGCGAATGGGGCGACAACGACGCCAACCGCGCCGTGCGTTCTGCGTTGAACAAGGATCTCGAGGCGTTGTCCAAGGTCTATGCCGAGCGTGCCAAGCAGATCGCGCGCGAGACCGAGACCAACCGCACGCTGTCCTTCGTGCTGACCTGCCTCGGCGGCGTGGCGCTGGCTTTGGTCGTGATCGGCATCGTCATCATCGCCCGTTCGATCGCCCGGCCGCTTGCCGCCATCACGGCGACCATCAAGCAGGTCGCCGACGGCGCCGAGAACGTCGCTGTGCCGCACACCGAGCGCGCCGACGAGATCGGGGCGCTGGCCCGCGCCATCCAGATCTTCCAGGACGCGATGGGACGCAACCGCAACCTCGCCTCGCAGGTCTCGCAGGATTCGGCCGCACGCGAACAGCGCACGCGCCACATCGAGCAATCGGTCGAGGCGTTCCGCGAAGCGATCGGCGCGATCATGCGCGGCCTCAGTGACAATGCCAGCGTCATGCGCGAGACCGCGCAGACCATCACCCGCGTCACGGCGGATGCCAGCAACCGCGCCAGCACCGCGGCCAACGCGACGAAGCAGGCCTCGCACAACGTCACCGCGGTGGCGGGTGCGGCCGAGGAGCTGTCGGCATCCGTGGAAGAGATCGGACGCCAGGTGAGGCAGAGCGCGGGCGCAGTCGAGCAGACCGGCCAGCGCACCGAGAAATCGATCGCCGAGATCGAGAGTCTCGCGGCCGCGACGCAGCGCATCGACGGCGTGCTGACCCTCATTCAGGCGATCGCCGAGCAGACCAATCTGCTCGCGCTCAACGCCACCATCGAGGCGGCCCGCGCCGGCGACGCCGGCCGCGGCTTTGCCGTCGTCGCACACGAGGTGAAGGCGCTGGCGGGACAGACCGCCAAGGCGACCGCCGACATCAGCGAAAACGTCGCGATGATCCAGTCCTCGACCCGCAACGCTGTCGATGCCGTGCGCGAAATCGGCGGCGCGGTGCGCGAGATCAACGAAGTCACCACGGCCATTGCCGGCGCCGTCGGCCAGCAGGACGCCGCCACGCGCGAGATCTCCTCCAATGCGCAATCGGCCGCCCAGGGCAACGAGACGCTGGTGGCGAACATCACTTCGCTGCGCGATGCGATCGGCGAAACCGACACGGCCGCCGCCTCCGTGCTGACCGCCGCGAGCAGCGTGACCGCGACCGCGGAGACGCTGTCGCGCGAGGTCGAGAAGTTCTTCCAGAACCTGCGTTCGGACAGCCGTATGGCCAAGGCGGGATGACGGCGCGGCGTGCCTGCGCCAAGAGCGGCGGCCGGGGCCGGCCCTCCTTCTCCCTCACATCGTCAGCAGCGTCGTGATGGCGCGGCGCTGGTGCGTCCGGTTACCTTGACGAGCCGACAACCGAGGACGTCGCCCGAACTTCGCATTCGGACCACAAGCAGATGTTCATAGGCGCATCTCATGCCGGGAGATGTTACGCCGGAACGGCCGCACAAACATGGCGGCCAAGGGAACAGCGACCAGCGGCGCCGCCGATTTCGGCTGCGTCGAGGCTGCCAGTGGACTTGCAACGACCACCGCCGTCAGGCCTTTAGACGCGTGGATCGTCATCGCAGCCACAGACAGCCCCGCGATCACATCCACAAAGTAATGCCCCCCGACCAGCGGGGTCGCGACGAGCATTCCCCCATTCAGAATCAGCAGGGCGGGACGCAGCCACCAGATATTCCACAAGCTCCAGACGCTGACGAGCGCCATGGCAGCGTGAAAGCTCGGGAAGGTGAGGATGCCGCCGAGCTTGGTAAGGTTGAGAACTCGCAACGTGCCGTTGCGCAGCATCGGGATGTCTCGTGCCTGCCCTCCATATCCGTTCGCGTTGAATAGCTCGGTGTCGGAGGGCAGTCCGAATTCAAAATAGGTGCCGATCGCCGGAAGCAGGGAGGAGACGACAATCACCGCCCACAACGCCAATATTGATGCCATCACGAACTGCTGTAGACGGACATATTGCCCCGTCATCCCCAGTGCGACAGGGACGACGAAGCCCGGCACGAGGATCATCGCGTAAAACAATTTAGCGTAGATCAGGGATTTCGGGTGAGCCATCGCGAAATGGAAATATGCAGGCCAATCCAGGCCGAGCAATCGGTCAAGCTCGGCAAATCTCGCGTCCTGCAGTGGCATCCCGGCGCCCAAACCGATGTACGACAGCGGCGCCGCGCAGATCACGAAAAGACCCATCTGCGCAAACGCGAGCAGGGTAAACGCCGACCGCTCGCCCCAGCGCCGCCGCGTGAGCCACAACCCGGCAATCGCCAGTGCCGGCGCGGTGAGGACTTCCCTGCTCATCAAACCTTCCAGCGTGAAGGTCGTTGCGGCAAGCGCGATGCAGAGTGTCAGCGCATATCCGGCCACCAGACTCCAGTTGACCAGTCGTAACCTGTTCGCAATCCCCTGGTCGTGGCGACCGACCGAACGCCGCTCCTCCTTGACAGCACAACTTGCTCTCTCGAAGGGCGGGGCACCGAACATTCCAATTCCCATTCCAACGTACGTGCAATTTCGGGCGGCACTCCCGGAAGTTTAGTCGACGCACCGTCTGGTTGCACCTCTTCACTGGCGCCATCGTTACTATTGGTGAAAAGTTCGTTTCCTGATGTCGCGAAGGTCCTTCCGGTAATGGAACCTCGCTCACGAGCAGGAACAGGCGAGCCTCGAAGGCCTCGGCAACCGCGCATGATGCCACCGTGCAGTTGACCGACACGTCGGTTGGGCCGCGTGCATCAACATGGGCCTGCATCAGCCAAAAATAAAAGACCGTGCATGGGACGCATCGTCGAAACATCCAGAAGCAATTTGTTGACCAAACGAAATGATTGAGGCAGACCGCTATCGCAATTAGAAAGTGTACTCGCTAAGGTTGAATGATGGAATGACGCCCTTATCGGGCGTGGGAATGCTGGAATGCTGGAATGCCCGAAGAATTGTGGGATGCGCGATGGACGAGGTCCGCCGGCTCGATCGAAACTTGGGGACCTGTTACGGGCAAAGCCGCGATCGGACGGCTCGGGAGCCGCGCACCACACGCGCTGACGCAGCGTTGCTCCTGGCTGGTTGCCGGCCTTGCAACCGCCTTTGCAGCATCTTTGATGTCCACGCTCACTGTCGCAATCGATCGGGGCAGCGTCGAAACTTCAGTTCTCTCATTGCTGTTCCTGGTTGCGATCCATCTTGTTTACGGCAAGTGGTGTCCGGCCCCGGTGCTCTCCAACCTTGGCGGGGCGGTTGCCGTCCTCTTCGTCTCTATTGGAATGGCCGGCATCATCAGCCTTGTTGGCCTCAGGCACAACGCAGCGTTCATCGATGAAACGTTGGCGCGGGCCGATCAATACCTGGGGTTCGACACGCCTTCGATGATCGCGTGGTTCGCCGATCATCCGGTCTGCTCCGAGCTTCTCAAGCTGGCTTACGCGAGCTCCTTCGTTCAACTCTTCGGCCTCGTCGTTCTGCTTAGTCTGCTCCGCCGCTTCGACAAACTCTGGGAGCTCGTCTTCGTCTGCAGCTTTACCATCGTGGCATCGACGACGTTCTCGGTGTTCTGGCCCGCCATAGGCGCGTTCGCCCACTACGACTATGCAGCCGGGATCCTCGAGCGTCTGCCCATCGGTGCGGGACTCTATCACCTCCCAAAGCTTGAATATTTCCGGAACGCGGCATTGCCGGTCGTCTCCTTTGCGAACCTGCACGGAGTCGTGACCTTCCCCTCCTTCCACTGCTGTCTCGCCCTCATGACGGTCTTCGCCGCCACCGGAACGCGATGGTTGTTCTGGGCGTTGGTCGCCCTGAACGTCCTGGTCTTGGTCTCGGCTCTGCCGATCGGCGGTCACTACGTCATCGATCTGCCCGCAGGTGCGCTGCTGTGGCTGGCCGCCACCGCGGCTGCCGCGATGCTGAATAAACCGGAATCCGCGCGAGCATCGTCCGGTGATTTCCAATCCGTCTCGGCGCCAGCGTCAGGTGGCCGGCGCGCATTTCAAAACGAAAAGCCCCGGCGCGAAGGCCGAGGCTTGCGATCCAATCCGCGTACATCCGGCGAACCAATCGTCGAGACAGAGGTTAGCCACGAATCTTGTACAGATGATGACGGAATTCGGCGCCGACAAAATGACGCGGCGGCCTCGGAACCGGATCAACTGATCTCGGCTGGGCACTCCCTTTAGCCGCGCCGCTTTAGCGCGAGGCCGAGGCTGATCCAGCCCGCGCCCGCCATGATCAGATCGATGCCGAGGAAGAGGCCGAGGATGTACACGCTGTTGATCGGCCAGCGCGCGACGATCAAGAACCCGAGCAGCAGCGTGATGGCGCCCGACAGCGCCACCCACACCCACGGGCTCTCGCGCTTCATGCTGAAAGCGAGAAACAGCCTGACGGCGCCGGAGGCGATCAGCGATGCGCCGAGGAACAGCGTCAGCAAGACCGCCGCGAACAGCGGGTTGTCGAAGGTGAGAATGCCGGCGATGACATAGAGCGCGCCGAGCAATACCCAGATCATGAACTTGCCCCAGCTCTTCATCTGGAAGGCGCCGATGATCTCGGCGGCACCGGCGACGATCATCATCGCCCCGACCACGATCACACTCGCAACCGTCGCCATCACCACGCTGCCGAGCGCGACGAAGCCGGCGACGAGGTAGACGACGCCGAGGGCGACGATCCAGCCCCATTTCCCATGCAACGCTGCGATGCCGGAGCCGAGGCCGAGATGGGGAGAGGTATCCGAAGCAGATGTCATGACGCACCTCCTGCAGGTGATGCCCGAGCGCATCTCAGGTGATGCGGCGCCGGGACCCGGCAACCACAGCAGCCCGGCGGCCGCCTGCGTTGACGCAGATCAAGCGCGCGACCGCTCCATGGCCAGTTCGGCCTTGAGATTGTCGAGATCGCGATAAATTGAGGCGACCGCCAGGATCCGGCCGTCCTTGCGGTACTTCAGCAGACAATCCCGGTCTTTGATGCTGCCGTCGATGGCGATATCGTCAAAATTCTCGGCGTGGCCGACATAGTTGATCGGCACGTCGTAATGCTGGCTCCAGAAGAACGGCACGGCATCGAAGCGCTCGCGCTTGCCGAGCATGTTGCGCGCCGCGGTCTGGCCCTGTCGCTCCGCGACCACCCAGTGCTCGACGCGGATGGTTTGCCGCGAGTGCGGGTCGGGCCAGCGCGCGATGTCGCCGGCCGCGAAGATGCCGGCCACGCTGGTCTCCAGATATTCGCTGACGCTGACGCCGCGATCGGCCGCAAGCCCGGCCTGCTCGGCCAGCGCGAGGCGCGGCTTGACGCCGATGCCGACCACGACGAGGTCGGCATCGATGACGCCGCCGCTCTTCAGCGTCGCACGGGCGCCGTCGAGCTTTTCGACGGTGTCCTCGAGGTGAAAGACGACGCCGTTCTCCTCGTGCAGCGCGCGCACGAAATCGCCCATCTCGGGCCCGAGCACCTTCTGCATCGGCCGCTCTTCCGGCGCGACCACGTGCACTTCGAGCTTGCGCGCGCGCAGCGACGCCGCAACCTCGAGACCAATGAAACTCGCACCGATCACCAGCGCGCGCCGGGCGCTGCCGGCGGCCTTGATGACGGCGCGGCTGTCGGCGACGGAGCGCAAGGTATGGACATGCGGCTGGTCGGCGCCTGGTATCTGGAGTTTGACCGACTCTGCGCCGGTCGCGAGCAGCAGCCGGTCGAACGGCAGCTTGTCACCGTTGCCGAGCGTCACGCTGCGCGTCTTCGGATCGATCGCCGCGACGTTGGTGTTGAGCCGGAGGTCGATGCCCGCGTCCTTATAATAGTCCTGGCCCCGCAGCGGCAGCCAATCCTCCGGCGCGTTGCCGGCAAGATAGTCCTTGGAGAGATTTGGTCGGTCGACCGGCATCGCGCCGTCATTACTGAGCATGGTGATCGCGCCGGCAAATTCCTCGCGGCGAAGCGTCGCGGCCGCCGCGAAACCCGCCGCGCCGCCGCCGACGATGACGAACTTTTCGGGCGTCGGCGCGCTGCGATGTGCCATCGAGGGCTTTGGCGCCTCGCGCTTGCGCGCAACGGTAATCCTGTCGCCATCGTGCGTGACGTCCCACACCGCCAGCGCATTCAGCGCCGGCGGACGCGCCGCCTCGCCCGATCGCAAGGCGAAGCAGGCGTGATGCCAGGGGCAGCGGATGGTGTCGCCGACCACGAGACCCTCGGCGAGCGGACCGTGGTAATGACTGCACAGCGGCTCGATGGCAAAGATCTCGCTGCCGGCCTGCACCAGCAGAACATCCTCCTCGCCGACATGACCGAGCAGTTTGCCGTCCTTGAACTCGGCGAGCGCAACGCCTTTGGTCAGGTCCGGGCCGCTTGGCTTCTTCTCCTCGGTCATGGCAGCGTCTCCTTCGCTGGCGTGGATCAATCGTCCGAGTTGGCCAGCCCCAGCAATTCCTGGCGCGTCAGCGCATTGTCGCGGAACACGCCGAGCATGCGGCTGGTGACGAGATCGGTCCCCGGCTTGTGCGCGCCGCGCGTCGTCATGCAGTGATGCGTCGCCTTGATGATGACGCCGACGCCTTCCGGCTTGAGCACATCGTTGATCGTGTTGGCGATCTGCGCGGTCATCTTCTCCTGGATCTGAAGGCGCTTGGCGTAGACGTCGACGACACGGGCGAGCTTTGAGATACCAACCACGCGTCCTTGCGGGATATAGGCGACCCAGGCGCGTCCGACGATTGGCGCCATGTGGTGCTCGCAATGGCTTTCGAAGCGAACGCCGCGCAGGACGATCATCTCGTCGTAGCCTTCGATCTCCTCGAAGGTCTTTTGCAGGATTTCGGTCGGATCCTGCGCATAACCGGAGAAATATTCTTCGAAAGCACGCGCGACGCGATCCGGCGTGTCCCGCAAGCCGTCGCGCGCGGGATCGTCGCCGGCCCAGCGGATCATCGTGCGGATCGCCTGCTCGACCTCTGCCCTGTCAGGCCGCTCGCTCGGCGCCTGCGCGACCGCGACACGTTCCAGCCTGCGCGCTTGTGATTTCATCGAAAACCTCCCCTGCAACGGGCCGCACACGGAAGCGGCCCCACAGCTTGGACGGCGGCGACTGGAAAAGGTTCCCGGGATCAGGAAAAATCGGAGACTGGCCTCAGATCCTCATCGTGAGGCGCTGGATTCAGCCGCTTTCCGCACGTCGAGCACCGCCTGCGCCCATTCTGCCGGGCGCTCCTGCGGCAGATTGTGACCGGCGCCGGTGAACACGCGTCGCTCGAACAAGCCCTCGAACTTGCGCGCGTGATGGGCGGTGCCGGGATTGACGCCGTCGCTGTCGCCATCGATCGCGATCGTGGGAACGCGGACCGGAGGCTGTTGGGCCAGCTTGGCTTCGATCTCGGCATAGGCCGGATCGCCTTCGACCAGCGCGTAGCGGTGACGATAGGAATGGATCACGACATCGACGAAATCGGGATTGTCGAAGGACGCCGCACTTCTTTCGAACGTGGCATCGTCGAACTGCCATGCCGGCGACCACATCGCCCAGAGCTGACGGGCAAAACCGCGGCGGTTGCGCTCCAGCGCACGGCGGCCGCGCTCGTTGTGGAAGAGATACTGATACCAGAGCGCCGCCTCCTCCTGCGGCGACGCCGGCTCCATAGCGCGCGCAATGTTCTGGATATTGTAGGAATTGCCGGAGACGAGTCCGGTCACGCGGTCGGGATGAAGCACCGAGACCACGCAGGCCGCGCGGCCGCCCCAATCGTAGCCGCCGACGACGGCGCGCGCGATGCCGAGTGCGTCCATGAAGGCGAGGAGATCGGCGCCGAGCGCGGCCTGCTCGCCGGAGCGCAGCGTCGCCGGGGAGCGAAAACGCGTCGGCCCGTAGCCGCGCAGCCACGGCACCAGCACCCGCGCACCACCTTGCGCGATGAGAGGCGCGGCCTCGGCATAGGCGTTCACGTCGTAGGGAAAGCCGTGGCCCATGATGCAGGGCCAGCCGTCCGGCTCGCCGTATTCGCGATAGGCGATGTCGAGGACGTCGGTGCTGATGGTTTTTTGTTGCATGATTTTGCTGACGGAGTTGGAGGCCGCAGCCCGGATGGAGCGCAGCGCAATCCGGGCACGCAGCCATCCGCGAATCCCGGATTTCGCTGCGCTCCATCCGGGCTACTATAGGAGCGTTACTTCTGCGGTCCCGACAACGAGATGTCGCGCTCCGCACGGAAAACGTTGCTGTAGAGGTTGGCTATCCATTGCCGGCCGATCTCGGTCTTGTTGAGATAACCGATCTCGGTCTGGATGTGCGGTGCGACGCTGTTCCAATAGAATTGCGGATAGCGGTTGACGATGTCGGCGGGCGAATCGTAGCCGAGCTGGCGGTTGATGCCGACCTCCTCGAACTCGTAATAGAGCGCATTGGCCTTGCGCAGATAGTTGGGATCGCCGAGCTGGCCGATGAAGTCGGCGGCGCGCAGGATCGAGGCGTCCTCGTCATAATCCTGGCCTTCCCGGGCAGGAAAGCGTGTTCCCTCGATGGCGCGGGCAATGCGTTCCGGATCGAGCCCAGGAATATGCTGCAGCCGCCGCGTCACATAGAGTTTCGAGCGGTCGACGTGATACATCATCAGGCTCGCATCCGACGCGCCGCGCGGCAGCGAGATCTTGCTGTCGGCCGCATCGATCACGAAGCCGTCGGCGTCATCCTCCTCGAACAGGCCGCGAACATAGCCGATATCGTGGGCAAGGCACGCGATCAGGACGTGGACGTAGTCCCCGGCCGACAGATGCGTATGAAGGCTTCGGCCAGCGAGAATGGAATGACCGGCCAGCGTCACAAGCATCGTATGTTCGATGTTGTGGTAGAGCGCATCGCTGTTGCCGATACATTCCATTGCGGTGCGGGTCGCGCTCTCGACGATGCTTGCGGACGTTTCGTCGTACCGGCGGCGCATGAACGTTCCCAGCAACTTCTCCAGGGATTCTGCCGCTAGTCTCGGTAACGTGATCATGGATGCTGTCCCACGCCAACTCCCGACGTCTCAAACTTGCCCTCGACGCAGGCTCAGCATAGCGCAATCTGGGGCGGCTGGCCAAACTCGGGAACAAAAATACGTAAATATGTTGCCGTGCCGCCTCCGCAGCACCACGGCTGTGGCCACATTTCGATACACTCTCAGGTTGGGATACAATCCGGCCAATGGCCGACCGCAGGGGGATCGACGGGAGGCGTGAGCCGAACGTCCGTCGCTGTCAGACCAGGACCTCTGCACCGCATTGCGGACAGGCGCGTCAATTCCCTCGCGGATGCGATCGCGAATGACTCGCAACGACCTCCACCGTCACTCCACCAGCAGCACGTCCACGGCGACGCCGAGCTTCTGCTTCGGCGAGCCGACGATAATGCCGTCGATCGGCGAGACATCGGAGAAGTCGCGGCCGACCGCCAGCACGATGTGGTCGTTGGCGACCAGAAGGTCATTGGTCGGATCGAAATCGATCCAGCCGAGCTCCGCCCCGCACCACAGCGACACCCAGGCATGGGTTGCGTCCGCGCCCTGCAAGCGCGGCTGGCCCGGCGGCGGGATGGTGCGCAAGTAACCGCTGACATAGGCCGCCGGCAGGCCGAGCCCGCGCAGCCCTGCGATCATCACATGCGCAAAATCCTGACAGACGCCGTGCCGCTTGTCGAACACCTCGTTCAACGGCGTCGAGATCACCGTGGCCTTGGCGTCGTAGCGAAATTCGGTGCGGATGCGATGCATGAGATCGACCGCACCGGCGAGGATACCCGTATCAGGCGCAAAGCTCGAAGCCGCATAGGCACTGACGGGGCGCAGCACCGGCACCAGCGGGCTCGCGAAGACATAGCCGACCGGCGAAGAGGGCCCGAGGCTGGTTGCTTCGAACGCGACGTCGCGGATGCTCTCCCAGGACGGGCTGACGGCATCGCGCGCCGGCGGCTTCCGATCGACGGAGACGCGCGACCGGGAATCGATGCGCAAATTGCGATGCGCGGCGTCGATCACGACGCTCTCGGTCAGCGTGCCGAAGAAGTCGCGTCGGACGTGGCGCTCGGACGGACGCGGTCGGATCTCGACCTTGTGCGAGATCAGCTCCTGGCCATTGCCGTTCCTCGGCTCGAGCCGCAGCGTGCAACGGGCGAAGCTGACCGGGCTCTCATATTCGTAGGTCGTGACGTGCCTGATGTCGTAGATCACGCCAGCCCCGTCAGCTTTTCCGGTCGGCTCGCGTTGGGGCCGTGCGGGAAGTAGTGCAGCCCGATCGCTTCGGCGAGGCTCAGCAGATCCTGCTCCAGCGCAAACAGCGTCTTGACCTCGAGCTTCTCGGCTTCGGCGGTCGCCAGCATTGCCTGCACGGCCACGGCGAGCCGCTGCGGCTTTTCGATCAGCCCGTGCTCCTTCAGGCTCGGCAACGCCGCGATGTGCTCGTTCAAGGTCGCCACCTGGAATGCGACCGAGCGCGGATTGTAGGGATCGAGCACCGCGAGGTCCCGCACCGGCGCCAGGATCGGCGCCAGCAGATAGCGCGAGCGATAGGTGATCTGCGAATCCACCAGCGTCAGCAGGATATCGAGATCCTCGTCGCCGGCCTCGTCATAGGCAAATTGACGAGCAAAACGCGTGGTGTTGATGGCGCGCTCGGCGCGGCGACCGATATCGAGGAAGCGCCAGCCGGCGGCGCGGTTCATGTTCTCCTGCGCAAGGCCGGCAAAGCTCGCGAGCTCCTGCAGGGTCAGCTCGGCGGCGCTCAGCACGCTGTCGTCGTCCTCGACCTGGTAAGACAGGCGCTCGGCCATCTCGGTGATGACCTGCCAGGCGTCCGGCGAGAGCCGCTCGCGCAACGACGTCGCCGTGCGCAAGGCCGAGCGCACCAGCGACAGCGCCGAGCCGAAGCGCGCCTCGCTCTGCAGCGCTTCGGCAACGATGCGCGCCGGCGTCGCGCGCGAGGTTTGCGAGATCGCGCCCCAGGTCACCAGCAGGCGCTGGATCCGTTCGGCCGCCTGCAGCGAGGCCGCGGTACCCTTGTTGGGTCCGCTCGGCGAGCCCAGCGCGCGCACCAGCCGCAGCGTCGCTTCGGCGCGTTCGAGATAGCGGCCGAGCCAGAACAGATTGTCGGCGGCGCGGCTCGGCAGCACGCCGGCGATGCGGCGGATCCGCACCTTGTCGGTCGCCGGCAGCAGCGACGCGGTGGGAACCTTCTTGTCGGAAACCACCCAGACGTCGGCCGCGCGGGCGCCGTCGCCCATCGACACGGCGCGCGCGTCCGGCTGCTCCGCGATCCGGCAAAAACCGCCCGGCATGATGGCCCAGCCGTCCGGCGTCGCGGCCGCGAACACGCGCAGCACGAAGGGACGCGGCTTGAGCTGGCCCTGCTCCCACACCGGCATGGTTGAAAGCCGCACCACCTCCTGGCCGACATAATCCATGCCGCGCGCGCTAATGGCCTCGACCAGGCGCTGACGCCCGGCCGCATCGAGCTCGCTCGCCAGCACGGGGCCG encodes:
- a CDS encoding transglutaminase family protein; translation: MIYDIRHVTTYEYESPVSFARCTLRLEPRNGNGQELISHKVEIRPRPSERHVRRDFFGTLTESVVIDAAHRNLRIDSRSRVSVDRKPPARDAVSPSWESIRDVAFEATSLGPSSPVGYVFASPLVPVLRPVSAYAASSFAPDTGILAGAVDLMHRIRTEFRYDAKATVISTPLNEVFDKRHGVCQDFAHVMIAGLRGLGLPAAYVSGYLRTIPPPGQPRLQGADATHAWVSLWCGAELGWIDFDPTNDLLVANDHIVLAVGRDFSDVSPIDGIIVGSPKQKLGVAVDVLLVE
- a CDS encoding circularly permuted type 2 ATP-grasp protein, coding for MGEGAAEENKAGQAQGQREGQRRLAQWVRDYRRLPGIPDEFLGPDGAPRAVWSRFFDAFGALAPDEVERRFGMADRHLREAGVTYRAPGDSADRPWSLSHLPLLIDESDWTQLCAGITQRAELLELVLRDIYGEGRLVAEGALPAGAIAGSPEYLRPVCGVPPPGGRYLSLYAADVGRGPDGRWWVLGDRTQAPSGAGYALENRLVLSRAFSDLYKSMNVPRVAPFFEAFRDSLRARADRDEPRIGVLTPGSFSETYFEHATLARYLGFLLVEGDDLAVSDNRIHIRTVAGLKRLDVLLRRVDSNSLDPLELDASSHLGVPGLIDVLRKDGVVVANMPGSGVLEARALLGFLPALSRRLLGEELKMPHIATWWCGQRSARDEVLSRLGEVAIEGAYQRGVPGFESRGPVLASELDAAGRQRLVEAISARGMDYVGQEVVRLSTMPVWEQGQLKPRPFVLRVFAAATPDGWAIMPGGFCRIAEQPDARAVSMGDGARAADVWVVSDKKVPTASLLPATDKVRIRRIAGVLPSRAADNLFWLGRYLERAEATLRLVRALGSPSGPNKGTAASLQAAERIQRLLVTWGAISQTSRATPARIVAEALQSEARFGSALSLVRSALRTATSLRERLSPDAWQVITEMAERLSYQVEDDDSVLSAAELTLQELASFAGLAQENMNRAAGWRFLDIGRRAERAINTTRFARQFAYDEAGDEDLDILLTLVDSQITYRSRYLLAPILAPVRDLAVLDPYNPRSVAFQVATLNEHIAALPSLKEHGLIEKPQRLAVAVQAMLATAEAEKLEVKTLFALEQDLLSLAEAIGLHYFPHGPNASRPEKLTGLA